CCACGTCGTCGAGGTCGGTGTAGCCCTCGGCGAGCGCCTTCTTGAAGGCCTCGAGGGCGGCGTCCTTCTCGCCCTTGGCTGCGAGCAGGGCGGCACGCTCGGCGTCGGCGGCACCCAGCGCGCGCGGCGAGGCCTTGATGGCCTCGAGCAGCAGCGGCTCCACGTTCTCCGGATGGCCGTCCTTCACTTCGCAGTGGGCGGCGTCGATGAGGGCTTCGGCGCGCTGGTCGGCCGTGATCTCCGAGTGCTCGTCGGCGTAGGTGCGCGCGGCCCGGACGTCGTCGCAGCCGCGGCTCTCACCGGCGAAGTAGCGCGCGCCCGGCGTGGCGCAGGCACAGAGGAGCGGCATCAAGAAGAGCGCGTGGCGGCGAAGCACGGTGAGACCTCCGGGCAGCGGGAGAAACGTCGCGGGTTGGACGGCCTCGAGTCAAGGTCCGAAACCAAAACCCGTGGCTGGTGGCTCGTGGCTGGTGGCTGGCCAGGCTAGCGAACGGCGAGCTGCTCTTTGAGCAAGCCGGCGAGCCCGTGCACCCACGCCTCGCTCGCGTTCAGCGACGGCACCAGCGTGAGCTCCTCTCCGCCCGCGCGCTTGAAGTCCTCGCGCGCGCGGATGCCGATCTCCTCGAGCGTCTCCAGACAATCGGCCACGAACGCGGGACACATCACCGCCACGCGCTTCACGCCCTTCTTGGCCAGCTCCGGAATCACGACGTCGGTGTGCGGCGTGATCCACGGCGTGCGCCCCAGCCGCGACTGGAAGCTCACCGAGTGCCGCTCGGCCGAGAGCTCCAGGCGCGACGCCAGCCCGCGCGCCGTCGCGTAGCACTGCGCGCGGTAGCAGTAGCGATTGGCGCTGGTCACCGAATCGCAGCAGGTCGCGCTCGCGAGGCAGTGGTTGCCGCTCACGTCGGCCTTGCGCATGTGCCGCTCGGGCAGGCCGTGAAACGAGAACAGCACGTAGTCGGCGCGCGCCTCGGCGATGACCGGCCGCGCCACGGCGGCGAAGGCGTCGAGGAACTCGGGCCGGTCGTAGAACGGCGGCAGCGCCGAGAGCGCCGGCATGGCCCACATCGCGCTCGCCGCGGCGTAGGCCTTGGCCATGGAGCTCGCGGTCGAGCTGGTCGCGTACTGCGGATAGAGCGGCGCCACCAGCACGCGCTCCACGCCGCGCTCCTGCAAGAGCCCCAGCCCATACGCAATCGACGGATTGCCGTACTGCATCCCCAGCTCCACCGGCACATCTCGGCCGAGCGCGCGCTGGATTTCCTTCACCAGCGCGTCGGAGTGCACGCGCAGCGGCGAGCCGTCGGGCGTCCAGATCTTCTTGTACGCGGCGGCGCTCTTCGCCGGCCGGAAGGGCAGGATCGCGCCCTCGAGCAGGAAGAAGCGGCCGACCGGGTGGATGTCGATGACCTTCGGGTCGTACAGAAACTCGCGCAGGTAGCGGCGCACGGCCGCCGTGTGGTGCGCGTCCGGCGTGCCGAGGTTCACCAGCAGCACGCCTGCTTGGTGCGGTGACGACATGCCGGGGGTCTAACCTGCGCCGCCCTAGACGGCAATTCCCAGCACGCGGTCCAGCAGCTCCTGCATGTTGCGCTGGTTGAAGTGCAGGCCGTGATCGAGCTGGTATGCCAGCAGCTCGCCCGCCAGCTCGCCGGCGGTCAGGTAGCGGTCCTTCACGCTCTTGGAGAGGCCCTTCTTGAAGATGCGCGCCAGCTCGGAGTCGGCGCCCGCGGGCAGCTTGAACTTCGCGGCCTTGATGCGATCGAGCACGTCGTCCTCGGTCGGCCCGTTGAACGGCAGCTCGCCGAAGAGCAGGAAGAACAGCATCGTCACCACGGAGAAGAGGTCGCTCGACGCCGTCAGCTTGATGCCGTGCACCTGC
The nucleotide sequence above comes from Deltaproteobacteria bacterium. Encoded proteins:
- the hemH gene encoding ferrochelatase, which translates into the protein MSSPHQAGVLLVNLGTPDAHHTAAVRRYLREFLYDPKVIDIHPVGRFFLLEGAILPFRPAKSAAAYKKIWTPDGSPLRVHSDALVKEIQRALGRDVPVELGMQYGNPSIAYGLGLLQERGVERVLVAPLYPQYATSSTASSMAKAYAAASAMWAMPALSALPPFYDRPEFLDAFAAVARPVIAEARADYVLFSFHGLPERHMRKADVSGNHCLASATCCDSVTSANRYCYRAQCYATARGLASRLELSAERHSVSFQSRLGRTPWITPHTDVVIPELAKKGVKRVAVMCPAFVADCLETLEEIGIRAREDFKRAGGEELTLVPSLNASEAWVHGLAGLLKEQLAVR